The following is a genomic window from Syntrophales bacterium.
AAACTGGAACGATTGCGCAGAATTGCCGTTTATCCCGGCAGCCATTATGTGACGACGAAGGATAACCTGAAGCGGGCGATAGTGGCGATTCGTGAGGAGCTGGGGGTGCGTCTTCCGGAATTGAAGACGCAGGAAAAACTGCTCGAGGCGCAGCGCATCGAGCAGCGCACCTCCTTCGATATTGAAATGATGGAGGAGATGGGATACTGCTCCGGCATCGAGAACTACTCCCGCCATCTGACGGGACGCAAACCCGGCCAGCCCCCGCCGACCCTGATGGAATACCTGCCGAAAGACGCGCTCATTTTTATCGACGAAAGCCACGCGACGCTGCCGCAACTTGTCGGGATGTACCGGGGAGACCGGGCGAGAAAGGAGACTTTGGTCAACTACGGGTTTCGCCTGCCGTCGGCCCTCGACAACCGGCCTCTGCGCTTCGAGGAGTTCGAGGCCTTCGCCAACCAGCGAATCTACGTCTCGGCGACGCCGGCAGTGTATGAGCTCGACAAATCAGCGGGGCGAGTTGTCGAGCAGATTATCCGGCCGACCGGTCTTATGGACCCGGAGATCATCATCCGGCCGGTCACCGGGCAGGTGGACGATCTGCTTGCCGAGATCCGGAAGCGGGCCGAACGGGGGGAAAGGGTGCTGGTCACAACGCTGACCAAGCGGATGGCGGAGAACCTGACCTCATATTACGAGGGGCTCGGCGTGCGGGTGAAGTACCTCCACTCCGACATCCACACGCTGGAGCGGGTGGAGATCATCCGGGATCTGCGAACCGGCGAATTTGACTGCCTGGTCGGAGTGAACCTGCTCAGAGAGGGGCTCGACATCCCGGAGGTTTCGCTGGTGGCGATTCTCGATGCGGACAAGGAAGGGTTCCTCCGTTCGGAGCGTTCGCTGATGCAGACAAGTGGGCGGGCGGCCCGGAATGTCGCCGGCGTGGTGATCATGTATGCCGAGGTGATAACCAATTCGATCCGCAAATGTCTTGACGAAACGAAGCGACGGCGGATTATCCAGGAAAGATTCAACCGGGAACACGGGATTACCCCGGAAAGCATCAAGACGGATATCCGTCGCATTCTTGGTTCCGTTTACGAGTCAGATTATGTTACGGTGGAGACCGTTTCGGAAGAGGCGGCGGCCTATGGGTCGGAAAAGGAGATTTCCGTTGTGATTCGCAAGCTGAAGGAGGAGATGAAGACGGCGGCAAAAGAGCTGGAATTCGAGAAGGCGGCGGCTCTGCGCGACCAGATTCGCGACTTGACGAAGCTGATGCTGGAAATCGCAGATTAATGTTCACAAATCGCAGATTAATGTTCATAAATCGTAGATTAATGTTCACAAATGGGTGGCAAAGTATAGCCGGAATAATTGTTGACGCCACGCCTTTCGCGGGTGAAGGGCGGCGAGCTTAAGGGACAGGATTGGAAAAATGGACGATATTGCCGATAAAAAAGAGCTGCGCAAAAGGATTCTTAAAATCAGAAACGCACTGCCGCCCGAGGAAAGGGCGGTTAAGAGCGCGGCGA
Proteins encoded in this region:
- the uvrB gene encoding excinuclease ABC subunit UvrB is translated as MESFKLVSEFKPQGDQPQAIAGLVAGLEKGAPHQVLLGVTGSGKTFTMANVIAAVNRPALVIAHNKTLAAQLYGEFKSLFPENAVGYFVSYYDYYQPEAYIPSTDTYIEKDSAINDEIDKLRHAATHILLERRDVIIVASVSCIYGIGSPEAYQGMLLMIEEGMEIMRDELLARLVEIQYERNDIDFHRGTFRVRGDSVEIFPPYEEDKAIRVEFFGDTVETLALVDPLRGRKLERLRRIAVYPGSHYVTTKDNLKRAIVAIREELGVRLPELKTQEKLLEAQRIEQRTSFDIEMMEEMGYCSGIENYSRHLTGRKPGQPPPTLMEYLPKDALIFIDESHATLPQLVGMYRGDRARKETLVNYGFRLPSALDNRPLRFEEFEAFANQRIYVSATPAVYELDKSAGRVVEQIIRPTGLMDPEIIIRPVTGQVDDLLAEIRKRAERGERVLVTTLTKRMAENLTSYYEGLGVRVKYLHSDIHTLERVEIIRDLRTGEFDCLVGVNLLREGLDIPEVSLVAILDADKEGFLRSERSLMQTSGRAARNVAGVVIMYAEVITNSIRKCLDETKRRRIIQERFNREHGITPESIKTDIRRILGSVYESDYVTVETVSEEAAAYGSEKEISVVIRKLKEEMKTAAKELEFEKAAALRDQIRDLTKLMLEIAD